A part of Penaeus chinensis breed Huanghai No. 1 chromosome 6, ASM1920278v2, whole genome shotgun sequence genomic DNA contains:
- the LOC125026205 gene encoding uncharacterized protein LOC125026205, with protein MNIAEVSVADEERAEFLKQLATLRGEAGNFLEMLSETRNRFRRLGGPDSATDTRAKAYRAVVRDLSRVLTLLNRREEHIVTVPGDWQRLLSWAARVLARYKRQKAAKEAGDITTLEPLATGTLYQTRRQAQAERCRLVALGGQCSAPFQDPSTPRVTEVHPPAYRETTPCSQLSSRSASLMSLTHILEEEEEYEAADNHDDVLFSENEEQEQEDVKLTPTEKVDLTVADKGLGKQDSSEVNYGVVNEKLLNESKFVKENNNNITKNLSDLTNNIVNIENFRPPSNVSENINNLKNLEHLREMAPVFIQTKENIAQDQEKKHTFNNNEILTKEIIYMKASSIRFSSSSSTVSNLQDRHQLTGFDST; from the exons ATGAATATCGCAGAGGTGTCCGTGGCCGACGAGGAGCGAGCGGAGTTCCTGAAGCAGCTAGCCACGCTGAGGGGAGAGGCTGGGAACTTCCTCGAGATGCTGAGCGAGACGAGGAACCGCTTCCGGAGGCTGGGAGGACCCGACTCGGCCACCGACACGAGGGCGAAGGCGTACAG GGCGGTGGTGCGCGATCTCTCCCGTGTGCTGACGCTGCTCAACCGGCGCGAGGAGCACATCGTCACGGTTCCCGGGGACTGGCAGCGGCTGCTGTCGTGGGCCGCGAGAGTGCTGGCCCGATACAAGCGGCAGAAGGCAGCTAAG GAGGCGGGAGACATCACAACGCTCGAGCCCCTGGCCACCGGAACCTTGTACCAGACCCGGCGTCAGGCCCAGGCGGAGCGGTGTCGCTTGGTGGCGCTGGGGGGACAGTGCTCAGCCCCCTTCCAGGACCCCTCCACGCCCAGAGTCACTGAGGTCCATCCCCCTGCGTATAGAG AAACAACTCCATGCAGCCAGCTTAGCTCTCGGTCGGCATCGCTGATGAGTCTGACCCACATcctcgaggaagaggaggaatacgaAGCGGCAGATAACCATGACGATGTTTTGTTCTCGGAGAACGAGGAGCAAGAGCAGGAGGACGTAAAATTAACCCCTACCGAGAAGGTCGACCTTACTGTTGCCGACAAGGGCCTGGGGAAGCAGGACTCGTCCGAAGTGAATTATGGCGTCGTCAACGAGAAACTGCTGAACGAATCGAAGTTCgtgaaggaaaacaacaacaacatcacaaaAAATCTCAGCGACCTTACCAACAACATTGTCAACATTGAGAACTTTCGACCTCCTTCCAACGTCTCTGAAAATATAAACAACCTGAAGAACCTCGAGCACCTACGCGAGATGGCACCCGTGTTCATCCAGACCAAAGAAAACATCGCTCAGGATCAAGAGAAGAAACACACCTTCAACAACAACGAAATCCTGACgaaggaaattatatat ATGAA GGCATCTTCTATAC gttttagtagtagcagcagtactgTTTCCAACTTGCAGGATCGACACCAGTTAACAGGTTTTGATTCCACTTGA